A genome region from Pseudomonas sp. S06B 330 includes the following:
- a CDS encoding DUF2242 domain-containing protein produces MSKSTVFSALGLALVLAGVSGCSSKKAAIYEHENFDDSGTFSRNFPVSEAGSCEAARRALLSQGYIITSSDAGQVNGNKSFQQTGDSHLQISFNVVCARDSGDEQRSTIFANALQDRYALKKSNTSASLGVGILGSVSMPIGSTDDSMVKVASETVTSAKFYERYFALVESFLPKEQKKKISLKKPVEKPAPALGMPEASPAPDAATLAPVPAPAPVPPVIEPAPAPQAPAAEAAAAPVVDDSKGSMPVAPPVDTAPINVEQPAPAAAEPVSTEVPVVPANNAEQAPQ; encoded by the coding sequence CTTGTGCTGGCGGGTGTTTCCGGCTGTTCTTCGAAGAAAGCTGCCATCTACGAACACGAGAATTTCGACGACTCGGGTACCTTTTCGCGCAACTTCCCGGTCAGCGAAGCCGGTTCGTGCGAAGCGGCCCGCCGCGCACTGCTCAGCCAGGGCTATATCATCACCAGTAGCGATGCTGGGCAGGTCAACGGCAACAAGAGCTTTCAGCAGACCGGCGACTCGCACCTGCAGATCAGTTTCAACGTGGTCTGCGCCCGCGACAGCGGCGATGAGCAGCGCTCGACCATATTCGCCAACGCCCTGCAAGACCGCTATGCGCTGAAAAAATCCAATACCTCGGCCAGCCTCGGCGTTGGCATCCTTGGCTCGGTCTCGATGCCGATCGGCTCGACGGATGACTCGATGGTCAAAGTTGCCAGTGAGACGGTGACTTCGGCCAAGTTTTACGAGCGCTACTTCGCCCTGGTAGAAAGCTTCTTACCCAAAGAACAGAAGAAAAAGATTTCGCTGAAAAAGCCGGTAGAAAAGCCTGCGCCAGCGCTGGGTATGCCTGAGGCCAGCCCTGCACCAGACGCTGCTACCTTGGCGCCGGTCCCAGCGCCTGCGCCAGTGCCGCCGGTCATTGAGCCGGCCCCTGCGCCGCAGGCACCCGCTGCCGAGGCTGCCGCAGCGCCGGTGGTGGATGACAGCAAGGGGTCGATGCCGGTGGCGCCGCCGGTCGATACGGCACCGATCAATGTCGAGCAGCCAGCGCCTGCTGCGGCTGAGCCCGTTTCGACAGAAGTGCCGGTGGTGCCTGCCAACAACGCTGAGCAAGCACCCCAGTAA